The genomic region attacaggcTGATTTGGTCCTGAAgcatatagcaaaaaaaaaaaatgtacttaaaacTACATAAATACATCTActtattttgactttaaaaaaaacaaacaaaaaccaaatcaCTTTCACACCTTTCAGAGTATTATAGTTAGCTAGATACTCTTAAAGGGATAGTGTTTACTATCAGACAGACAGATCTTTTCTAACAACTTTAAAACTTGATCACAACAtgataataataaatattaacagAATCTTTGTGATCAGTCTTCAGAGCATCATGCTAGATGTCTCAGGATGTGGACAGATGTTGCTTAAAATCCCACCAGGAACTATACAAGCAATTATCTTCAGATTACCACCGCCAGTACGTCTCTGTGAGCATTCAGATAATTATGGACAAAACCAAATTCTAGTCCTGAGTCAATTTCTGTTTACACCCACCTAAAATTTACTTTAGAAGCCTGTCTGCATGTTACCCACCAAGGATACATCCCAGTGACTGACAGGCTCGCAACACATTGAAGAAAACTATTCTGTAGACTTACAAAGGTGTGCTTTCACAATGGAAAGGCAAATTGAAGGCtgggagtgaggaaaaaaaccagtttcttttctatttactaCTTCTACTGAATAAAAAACATACAGGAAGGATGGCATGGTATTAAGAACTGAAGTAGGCCCAAAGATCAATTTTCATCAAGTATAACTTTATTCTTGCTGGTTGTGGAAAGGATATCAGTGTTATTAATATGGAAAAATATAGTAATTCTCTGATCTTGAAGTTTCTCTTCCACATAAATCTTTGTTTAAACCTgcaattttctacagaaaaactCAAGAGTTTGTTTTGACACCTTACCTCCATAATCATATGAGTTTGGGTAATAGCCTGGATAATAATCACTCCATCCACTTTTTGTATAATAATCTTCAGTATACCCTTGCCTGAAAGAAAGCATGCAGGTATAGTTATTATTCCTCCTTTGACCTCTTCTAAAGTCAGCACGAGATATGAAGAACGATATGCCACAAGGTAGagtttcatatttaaaataatgcatttacAGGAAATCAAGGAATTGTAAAATTAAGACTCTACAAACCAATGTATCATTAAGTTGCTGTGTGCCATAGAAAGCTGACAGCCCTTACTTTACAACAATTTAGTGATTTTTGTAAACTGCATCGGTGATAAGCTTAATTACTTATAGACGATTTATCACAAAAACTACTGCTATAATTAGCATCCTTTGAGCTGTCTCAACTGAGAAGTCAGTAACTTAACAAGTAATGAAATAATTGCTCCCTCTACTTTAATGGTGTTTTGTTATACATCTTATGGTGATGAAAAGAGGACTATGGTCTGGAGAAGAGGTCATGAAAACGGGTCAGGACATGAACTAGCACTCTCCTAGTTAGTTCTGAACAGAATGTTTCAGCCTCCAGGGCTGCCATTACGGCGTCTGTCACCAGTGTTAAATAcagccagaaaagaaacaaaaccaaagtgcaCTACACCTTTCTTTGGGCACCTGGCCAAAGAACTCAATACTGTATCACCTTGTTCAACTTGGAGCTAATGCCAGCATGTTGCTGGCAAGCGCACAGAATACTAACATTGTAGGGCCAGCACTACCCTAAtctcaatgcttttttttttttttttcctttctgcactcAGGCTGTTTCTCAATATCAGTTTTTCAGTAGATGCAGCAATGTTTTGAGTGTTAGCACATCCTTACATTTAATACTTCAGTGAATAAATGAAATAGCATTGAGATGCAATTGTAACACAGCACATCACTACTCAACTAATTTGAGGCATCTTCTAGGTTATTAGCCTTCTCAACAGGCTTGGATGGACAGCAGCATGTAGGAAAGGCTtgtttttcattacagcaaataaatagaGAAGCCGGAATAGAAGAAAAAACTCATTTACAGACCCCGTGTTAGAATACTGATTGTCCAAATGAACAGAACAAGCAAGAGAACCTAACTAAAACCAACACATCAAAGTAAGAGTCAGTGCATATATATACAAAAGATAATTAGAATACTtttgatggaaaaagaaagatcTGGCCGTTACTTGAAGAAATCATGAACCTTTATTATATGCCATTTTTAGGACACCATCCctcaatttctgaaaaaaagctaGAAGATGAATGCTAGATGAAAAATGTAGTGtctacatatatgtatgtacacatatatgtatatacatgtgttTATATCTACACATGTGTATAAAACTCACAAacacacatatgtatacatacacgcACAGGAGGTAAAGACATTTAATGCTAATGTGGAATAATGGGAACTTTCATGTTCCTCTACAACTGATCATGCAAACTCCAAAGTGGCCAAGCAAGTCAAGCGATGCTCCTCCCTGGAACGTGCGGGAAGTTTGCTAACACAGCACCTacctctgcagaggaggagattTGATCTTATCAGATCAGGTTTATCCACCCAACCAGTCTTCTCAGTCTCCTTCACAAAAATATTCCCCTCCCCAAACAGAGTTTACAAAGCTGCATCATCAACACTGGTACATTGAGGGAATTTCAGACATGCTATCGCACTGACTTTGCTACTCTCATGCTCTGCTGCCCTGCAGTACCGTACCTCAGCCTACATCCAACTGCACTGCCACAGCTACTCGTAACAGGTTTTGATCTGCCCAATGCCACCTATAGGAATTTCAACCTCTTATGAAAATAGTACCTAAGAAGAGTACACACCAAGAAGTGCTACTAGAGGTTGTTATCTCATCACAAGATCTCACAGTGCACTTAGATTCATTTAAGATGATGATAAAAGTTATCACATGCACCTACAGCCATTGCTTTGTACTCCTCCAGGCCAATATACACCTCCTATAATCTTCTAGAGGTGGTAagcaaaatgttatgtttttaatttgaagactGCTCCACGAGCGAACTACcaacaaaaccagacaaatactGCAAAGGCTTTCATCATTTCCAGACAGATAACTTGTTATTCTCTCTCAGAAACCTGCAAACCCACCCAGCAGATAATGCAACAGTAACCTTTTGTCATTAATTTGAAGTTCAAACAAATCACTTATGCAATAACCATCAAAAAGCAGTCATCCCTGGAAGGTAATTTGCTGCTTCTTGCTTGAGAGATAATAgagatttcatttctgctttttatttaatatttgcaagTAGCACCTGAACACATTGTTTCCCCTCTctcaaatttttttatttcatataatcAGAAAGACCAAGGCTTTCAAGTTTTCCTAATCATGTGCTACCTGCATCAAAACCTGTCGTGAAGTCAGCAGGTGAAATGTGCCCACATAGCACCACAGATCACAGTTTTGGAGTTTTGCGAGAAAGCTTATCCACACAGCTGAAGTAATCATCAGACAGATGATTACTGACACAGAACAAGGACGTGCTCACTTGATTCACCATCTCTGCCTTCTGAACATCTGAAACATCGTCTATCAATAGGCCACACGTATTGCTACGCTTGCAAGCCAAATCCCCGACCAATGTGCAAAAGCGCCATTAATTAAGAGAACTAGGGGCCACTGCTTCAGTGCTAGACAGAAACGAAACTACTATTGATTAACAAACCCACGGCCTGCTCTTTCACAGCACACGTCAAAAAGAGCTAACCTCAGCACCGACTCCATCGCAGTGACATCCTGCCTGGCAGAAATGCCAACAACCACCCAGAGAACTGAATGAAAGGAGTAATAAAGCTTTGTTAACAGAAAAGACTGCGGAATCGTATCCTTTTCAGACATTACATTTGATACCATCTGTTCCTATGGCAGCACACAATGAGTTTTTGAACTTCCTCACTGCAGCTTATGCTATAAAACTTCAACAGGCATCATTACACTCATTGTTTCGGGATGTACCAGATCTTTACTCAATTTAGGAATTGCATACCTAGAAGAAGGCCTGTCAGAGCAGTGACTAGCTCTGGAACTAGGACGTTCAGGCTCAGAATACCGATAGCTCCCAGGCTCCATATAAGCAGTGCCGGTGCTATCATAGTGTCTGTACCGTGGGTCATACTGTCCGTAGCTATCCTCCTAGAAAAGAGATTGACATGTAAGGTAAGAGGCTTCCCACCTCTAAGAATAAacctttaaaaccaaacaaatcaccATACGCACAACTGTGATACCTGGAGAGATACAGATCAATAGACTACGGTACAGCTTTCAATATCTGTTATGGCAAGTTATATTCAAGTCCATTAATATCctaaacttaagaaaaaagatTACATCTGGACTAAGGGCAGTTCAACCACTATTCTGGCCACTCTGCTGAACTGTCAATAATTCAGGCAGCAGATGGGAACCAAATTTGAAGACCTGGACAGCTAAAACAGTTGTAACTGCCAACTTTTTCCAAAGAAGCAAATAAATTCCTATCAGCTGATACCTCTGCCAACTGGAACTGGTATCAGCAGCTACTTTAAGCTTTAATAATCTTTGTAAGTTTTGTTACTCCTATCTGGATTTTCCCTACAATTAAATACTTAACATGAATGCTATAATGAACGTTGATCATGACAACTGTTTAAACTCCTAATTCAAAGATGAAAATTACTAACACATTCTGAGGgtagaggaaggggaaaataaaaacttaCCATGTAATAAAGATGCGCTGCTGTTCTGGGGTCTGCAGGAGGATAAGGTGGCGGATATGGAGGCTGGTAAGCATCATAAGGATGTCGATAGTAGTAGTAAGGGTTCTGGGGTGGACCAAAGGCATCCTGAGGAGTCTGAGGCAAGGACGGACGCTGCAGGTCTTGTTGCACATTTGGCGTGACTGACTGACTGGTGGCAGTAGAAGGGGCTGTGGAAGTTGAAGCACCCGATGGCTGTCCAGACACTGGTTGCTTATCAGGACTCGTCTGATCATACCTTGCTGTCAACTGCACTGAACTTGCCTCTTGGGGACCCACAGGTGGAGGATGGTTACTCAGCACCTGCTTCTCATGCTGCTGTGATGCCTGCATGGCTTTAGTCCCTGTGGCAATCTGGTAGTTTGAAGGAACTGAGGACTGCCCAGATGATGTTGGTTGCTGCATTTGAGCTGCTTGCATTTGTGGTTGAGGTGGCAATGCTCCCTGTACAGCCCTGTCTGAGACAGCCTGATGCTGTACATCTTTTGTCACCTGTTGATAGAAATGTTGTTCGTCATGCACCTCAGGACCCACCTGACCAGCACTACCAGCTGACTGTTGAGGATATACTGGACCACCAGAAAGTGACTGATTATGCACCTGTACAGAATTACTTGCGCTGCTTTTCTCCAACATCCGTGATACTGTAAAGTCAAGCACTCCAGCAGCTTCTTCTTTGCTATTTGAATGATTTGTAGAATTATTAGCCTGTACTACAGAATTAACAGGGGGTACCAGTGCACTTGCACTTCCACTGGGGAGATTCATCCCAGGAGAAACGGATGAGTTAGACCCTGGCTTGCTAGCAAATTCAGGCACAAAACTTTCCATATTAACATTCTTTTGCCCTTCTGGGGCCAAATTAAGCGGAGTTTTCATAAGCAAGTTTGCAGGCTGATTAGAAGCAGTATCAGAGGAATTAACAGGGCTTTGTAATGAATTATGTTTTAACAGATTAGTATTTGGAAGTGCATTAACTAACAGAGATCCAACTTGCATCACAGGTAATGGCATGTTTTCCCCAGAAATGATCCCACCAGCATGTGAAGTATGGGGACCCATTGCAGGCTTGTCCCCAACCCCAGAGTCCTTCATTGGCTGATTGTTTTCATTGCTGCTTAGCTGATTagacagagaaatagaaaaattaattggCTGAGCCAAGTTATAGCTTTGATTAGGCTGAGCAATCAGGATAGGCTGATTTTGCAAAGACTCTGTAGGTGGAGAAGACAACAAACTTGCATAACCAGAACTTGCCTGAGACTGAAgtgcctcctcttctcccatttTGGGAGGATTCTCAAGATTTTCAGAAGATATATTTCCATCTTGGGAAAGATGCACAGCAATAGTCCCTGGTTTACTTGGCTGCTGATTAGACAGGCCTTCTTCTGGTGGCTGAATGACTTCTACAGTTTGTTTGGCAGGTACATacactgcaggagcagcaggagccagaAGAACATTTCCCCCAAAATTAGGTAACTCATTATGAGCCCACAGAGTTGTTGCTGGGCTATCACACTTCTTAACTGCTCCCTGAGCTCTTGTTGAGGACCTTCTCTCAGATACTGATTGTATGTTTTCCATAAGAGGTCCAGAGTGCAACATATTTCCAGCTTCACCAGTTACTGCAAGAGGCAGTGGGTGTACCTGAGGCATGAAAATAGTTTCCAGATTATCTGGCGGCTGTTCAAGATTGCCTGGAGAAGCAGCCGGTACAGTTGTATTCTTGATATTCTTTTGGTTTGAGTGGTTCTCTCTTAATTCAACCACCATCTTTGCTTGGTCAATCTCTGCAGGTTTTATACCAACTCCATGGGACCTCACAGGTTCAAAAGAACTATTTGCACTTGTCTGAAATACTCCTGTGGGCTTAGGAGGACTTGGAGTTGGAGGTTGGGACAGATTACCATGGTAGTTCTTGCCCAGGTTTAGCTCACTTGAATCGCCCCCCAAAGGAGAGGAGTCAATCTGTTTAAAGAAGCTAGCAGAAGATTCTTCTTCAGGCTTCCCACTTTCTTGCTGAATAAACGTACCAACTTGCTCTTGAGGTCTTGCTGAGCTAGAAGCGCTCCTATGGCTAATGTTGCTATAGTTTGAAGACACACTATCTGGTCGGACGGGATGAGGTAATGAATCAGGTGCCTCCAAATTTGGTCCTCCTTCGGCATGGCTCACAAGAGCATTCTTTGGAAGCATCTGACCTGGAAAGGATCCATATCTGTACAAATCAGGACCAGCAGCAGGGGATGAAGCGTTGATGTTCTGTGGTTCACTCGGCAGAACTTCTTGATTTTGAATGCACTCCAGGTTCTCAACATTTTCATACTGTGACCCACCATTCCCAGACGTGTCACCTATATGTGCCTTGTCATCACTAACAAACATAGAGTGCTTAGCAGcctgtggctcctgctgactTACAATTTTAGGAAAGTACTGGACGTCCATTCCTTTTTGTACCATCTCATTGGCTGAACCTGTACCAAACTGTGCCTGAGAGAGAACATTAGCTGCAACTCGCTGAGGATGCACTGGCTGGTGATACGAGGATGCTGAATTTGGCTGATAAGCATCAAACTCTGTTTTCTCaactatgtaatttttttcagatgacagtatttcttcattttctgtctcatCCCCTTTGAAAAACATGGAGAGAGTTCCTGAATCTCTATCTGTGGGAATAGGTCTATTTGATGTTTCAGACATCTCTGGAGACTGTTTTTTGGGGTTATTTTCCTGAGCTGTGGGAACGACGAAACTGGAGTCTTGCAATGGTGGCTGTGAGTAAAACTGTTCCTGGTATGGCTGATTTAACCAAGTATTAGGCATTTCTGTATTCTGCCTAAACACATTTCCAGGCTGGATGCTGTTCACATGATGACTGCTATTTGCAGAGccatttttcccattcttttcacAACCAACAGCTAAAGGCGCTTGCATGATATTTTGTGGAATACCTTGGTGTACAGGACCCTGCTGTAAATTTGCCTGtggaggaggatgagaagaaCTAACAGAAGACTGAGAAATGTTATGAACGTCAAGCTGAGAAGATGGCTCAGGATAGGGCACAAAATTTCGAACTGGAGACTGCAGGTTACCTTGAACAGGCCTCCACTGAGACACAGGCTgctgaggaggtggagggaagagTGTTGTTGCAGTGGGTCCTGAAGAAACATCATTTGGATCTCTACTAACATCTTGTCTACCTCCAGGTTTGTTTGATGCAGACACCATTCCAGGATGCGCACTGAAAGAATTTTCAACTGCTGCTCCTGTATTATAATGCAATGGTACTGCAGGCCCACGGAGTCCAAGGTCTGCATTCGGATTCACTTCTGCAGTACTATTTATAACATAACCTGGAGACAGTGAAGGAACTGGAACATTAGAAAATGTACTGGTATTTATTCCTGGCTGAGATACAGGAGCTGATAAAGACGTATGCAGTCCATGAGGACTGTCCCCTGCACGTGACGGTGAAGTATGCATAACAGCTGGCTGTGGAAACACCGCTGGGGAAGAGCTTTGCATAACCAATGCATTGCCCTTGGATGGATTATCTAAAGGGGAACCCTGTGGAGTTTGTCTGCCAAATGCAAAAGGGTCTGTCACAGGCTGCACCGGGGCAGCTGTTGCATTTGCTCGCTTACTGAGCGAGCTGTTTCTCCAGTATGCATTCCGAGCAATGCCTGCAGGAggtggagctgctgctcctgctggaacAGTCTGTGGAGGCTGCTGCATGATGGCCTTCTA from Chroicocephalus ridibundus chromosome 15, bChrRid1.1, whole genome shotgun sequence harbors:
- the SEC16A gene encoding protein transport protein Sec16A isoform X4 → MQQPPQTVPAGAAAPPPAGIARNAYWRNSSLSKRANATAAPVQPVTDPFAFGRQTPQGSPLDNPSKGNALVMQSSSPAVFPQPAVMHTSPSRAGDSPHGLHTSLSAPVSQPGINTSTFSNVPVPSLSPGYVINSTAEVNPNADLGLRGPAVPLHYNTGAAVENSFSAHPGMVSASNKPGGRQDVSRDPNDVSSGPTATTLFPPPPQQPVSQWRPVQGNLQSPVRNFVPYPEPSSQLDVHNISQSSVSSSHPPPQANLQQGPVHQGIPQNIMQAPLAVGCEKNGKNGSANSSHHVNSIQPGNVFRQNTEMPNTWLNQPYQEQFYSQPPLQDSSFVVPTAQENNPKKQSPEMSETSNRPIPTDRDSGTLSMFFKGDETENEEILSSEKNYIVEKTEFDAYQPNSASSYHQPVHPQRVAANVLSQAQFGTGSANEMVQKGMDVQYFPKIVSQQEPQAAKHSMFVSDDKAHIGDTSGNGGSQYENVENLECIQNQEVLPSEPQNINASSPAAGPDLYRYGSFPGQMLPKNALVSHAEGGPNLEAPDSLPHPVRPDSVSSNYSNISHRSASSSARPQEQVGTFIQQESGKPEEESSASFFKQIDSSPLGGDSSELNLGKNYHGNLSQPPTPSPPKPTGVFQTSANSSFEPVRSHGVGIKPAEIDQAKMVVELRENHSNQKNIKNTTVPAASPGNLEQPPDNLETIFMPQVHPLPLAVTGEAGNMLHSGPLMENIQSVSERRSSTRAQGAVKKCDSPATTLWAHNELPNFGGNVLLAPAAPAVYVPAKQTVEVIQPPEEGLSNQQPSKPGTIAVHLSQDGNISSENLENPPKMGEEEALQSQASSGYASLLSSPPTESLQNQPILIAQPNQSYNLAQPINFSISLSNQLSSNENNQPMKDSGVGDKPAMGPHTSHAGGIISGENMPLPVMQVGSLLVNALPNTNLLKHNSLQSPVNSSDTASNQPANLLMKTPLNLAPEGQKNVNMESFVPEFASKPGSNSSVSPGMNLPSGSASALVPPVNSVVQANNSTNHSNSKEEAAGVLDFTVSRMLEKSSASNSVQVHNQSLSGGPVYPQQSAGSAGQVGPEVHDEQHFYQQVTKDVQHQAVSDRAVQGALPPQPQMQAAQMQQPTSSGQSSVPSNYQIATGTKAMQASQQHEKQVLSNHPPPVGPQEASSVQLTARYDQTSPDKQPVSGQPSGASTSTAPSTATSQSVTPNVQQDLQRPSLPQTPQDAFGPPQNPYYYYRHPYDAYQPPYPPPYPPADPRTAAHLYYMEDSYGQYDPRYRHYDSTGTAYMEPGSYRYSEPERPSSRASHCSDRPSSRQGYTEDYYTKSGWSDYYPGYYPNSYDYGDPSRWERYSSAYDPRYRDPRSYDQRYWYDGEHNPYQKREAYPYGNRHDRYEDNWRYDPRFTGSFDDESEPHRDPYGDEFDRRSVHSEHSGHSLRSSRSVHSHQSSFSSRSQQAVSLHADYPYGGYAPNFDGQQPFTDYGYPTETGWSAVEQAPLRPSTPEKFSVPHICARFGPGGFLIKVLPNLPSEGQPALVEIHSMETMLQHSPEQEEMRAFPGPLAKDDTHKVDVINFAQNKATQCFKNENLIDKESASLLWDFIVLLCRQNGTVVGTDLAELLLRDHKTVWLPGKSPNEANLIDFTNEALEQVEEESGEAQLSFLTDSLVTAIDSLEKETERFRELLLYGRKKDALESAMKHGLWGHALLLASKMDNRTHARVMTRFANSLPINDPLQTVYQLMSGRMPAASTCCGDEKWGDWRPHLAMVLSNLTNNVDLESRTIATMGDTLASKGLLDAAHFCYLMAQVGFGVYTRKTTKLVLIGSNHSLPFLKFATNEAIQRTEAYEYAQSLGTQPGCLPNFQVFKFIYACRLAEMGLAAQAFHYCEVISRTVLKDPHYYSPVLIGQLIQMSSQLRLFDPQIKEKPEQESFIEPSWLVRLRHVDGQIKEGAIAYNTDRSTPPPYACSTPSSELDHASQCDGAGVGRDVGPGAENALLASLLPNMAQQMQSVQLMPSVPQAVLDRSAAMIPPGDQEAVRSVPFYSVPSQPIGPGPGFAPAGFSNPYGTEPSPVYLGSALPPGGPPQETEPRSEEPTNLETGMQRIAPETPSQNSFPEQREEDFYGRMASMAPGRRSRSASQSSAHMGYGRRSRTTSESSAHSVGRERSNSAAKQPSPSPSVPVGKETKKEIKKEPAPKKTGANWFRWLMGKGKNEAHLPDDKNKSIVWDEQKQRWVNLDEPEEESKPPPPPPTGFPKVPQTAPPGAGGPPGAPVNMFSRRAAGSRARYVDVLNPGGTKSSGAAPAPSDLFAPLAPMPIPANVFVPNSVPGEPQPMEGSGAAEHAPAANQTNTDPAAAVEPEYLNPTILPPGSGLPNTDGSQSGELSRSSSMSSLSREVSQHFNQPAAVPPSGGPSAGTVPFYNPSQFAQSPAVTGSSRLGRIGQRKYPTLK
- the SEC16A gene encoding protein transport protein Sec16A isoform X2, which codes for MQQPPQTVPAGAAAPPPAGIARNAYWRNSSLSKRANATAAPVQPVTDPFAFGRQTPQGSPLDNPSKGNALVMQSSSPAVFPQPAVMHTSPSRAGDSPHGLHTSLSAPVSQPGINTSTFSNVPVPSLSPGYVINSTAEVNPNADLGLRGPAVPLHYNTGAAVENSFSAHPGMVSASNKPGGRQDVSRDPNDVSSGPTATTLFPPPPQQPVSQWRPVQGNLQSPVRNFVPYPEPSSQLDVHNISQSSVSSSHPPPQANLQQGPVHQGIPQNIMQAPLAVGCEKNGKNGSANSSHHVNSIQPGNVFRQNTEMPNTWLNQPYQEQFYSQPPLQDSSFVVPTAQENNPKKQSPEMSETSNRPIPTDRDSGTLSMFFKGDETENEEILSSEKNYIVEKTEFDAYQPNSASSYHQPVHPQRVAANVLSQAQFGTGSANEMVQKGMDVQYFPKIVSQQEPQAAKHSMFVSDDKAHIGDTSGNGGSQYENVENLECIQNQEVLPSEPQNINASSPAAGPDLYRYGSFPGQMLPKNALVSHAEGGPNLEAPDSLPHPVRPDSVSSNYSNISHRSASSSARPQEQVGTFIQQESGKPEEESSASFFKQIDSSPLGGDSSELNLGKNYHGNLSQPPTPSPPKPTGVFQTSANSSFEPVRSHGVGIKPAEIDQAKMVVELRENHSNQKNIKNTTVPAASPGNLEQPPDNLETIFMPQVHPLPLAVTGEAGNMLHSGPLMENIQSVSERRSSTRAQGAVKKCDSPATTLWAHNELPNFGGNVLLAPAAPAVYVPAKQTVEVIQPPEEGLSNQQPSKPGTIAVHLSQDGNISSENLENPPKMGEEEALQSQASSGYASLLSSPPTESLQNQPILIAQPNQSYNLAQPINFSISLSNQLSSNENNQPMKDSGVGDKPAMGPHTSHAGGIISGENMPLPVMQVGSLLVNALPNTNLLKHNSLQSPVNSSDTASNQPANLLMKTPLNLAPEGQKNVNMESFVPEFASKPGSNSSVSPGMNLPSGSASALVPPVNSVVQANNSTNHSNSKEEAAGVLDFTVSRMLEKSSASNSVQVHNQSLSGGPVYPQQSAGSAGQVGPEVHDEQHFYQQVTKDVQHQAVSDRAVQGALPPQPQMQAAQMQQPTSSGQSSVPSNYQIATGTKAMQASQQHEKQVLSNHPPPVGPQEASSVQLTARYDQTSPDKQPVSGQPSGASTSTAPSTATSQSVTPNVQQDLQRPSLPQTPQDAFGPPQNPYYYYRHPYDAYQPPYPPPYPPADPRTAAHLYYMEDSYGQYDPRYRHYDSTGTAYMEPGSYRYSEPERPSSRASHCSDRPSSRQGYTEDYYTKSGWSDYYPGYYPNSYDYGDPSRWERYSSAYDPRYRDPRSYDQRYWYDGEHNPYQKREAYPYGNRHDRYEDNWRYDPRFTGSFDDESEPHRDPYGDEFDRRSVHSEHSGHSLRSSRSVHSHQSSFSSRSQQSQLYRSNHDLTANVYETTAQAVSLHADYPYGGYAPNFDGQQPFTDYGYPTETGWSAVEQAPLRPSTPEKFSVPHICARFGPGGFLIKVLPNLPSEGQPALVEIHSMETMLQHSPEQEEMRAFPGPLAKDDTHKVDVINFAQNKATQCFKNENLIDKESASLLWDFIVLLCRQNGTVVGTDLAELLLRDHKTVWLPGKSPNEANLIDFTNEALEQVEEESGEAQLSFLTDSLVTAIDSLEKETERFRELLLYGRKKDALESAMKHGLWGHALLLASKMDNRTHARVMTRFANSLPINDPLQTVYQLMSGRMPAASTCCGDEKWGDWRPHLAMVLSNLTNNVDLESRTIATMGDTLASKGLLDAAHFCYLMAQVGFGVYTRKTTKLVLIGSNHSLPFLKFATNEAIQRTEAYEYAQSLGTQPGCLPNFQVFKFIYACRLAEMGLAAQAFHYCEVISRTVLKDPHYYSPVLIGQLIQMSSQLRLFDPQIKEKPEQESFIEPSWLVRLRHVDGQIKEGAIAYNTDRSTPPPYACSTPSSELDHASQCDGAGVGRDVGPGAENALLASLLPNMAQQMQSVQLMPSVPQAVLDRSAAMIPPGDQEAVRSVPFYSVPSQPIGPGPGFAPAGFSNPYGTEPSPVYLGSALPPGGPPQETEPRSEEPTNLETGMQRIAPETPSQNSFPEQREEDFYGRMASMGYGRRSRTTSESSAHSVGRERSNSAAKQPSPSPSVPVGKETKKEIKKEPAPKKTGANWFRWLMGKGKNEAHLPDDKNKSIVWDEQKQRWVNLDEPEEESKPPPPPPTGFPKVPQTAPPGAGGPPGAPVNMFSRRAAGSRARYVDVLNPGGTKSSGAAPAPSDLFAPLAPMPIPANVFVPNSVPGEPQPMEGSGAAEHAPAANQTNTDPAAAVEPEYLNPTILPPGSGLPNTDGSQSGELSRSSSMSSLSREVSQHFNQPAAVPPSGGPSAGTVPFYNPSQFAQSPAVTGSSRLGRIGQRKYPTLK